The nucleotide window TGCGGCAGGTATCGCAGTTTTTAAGCCCGTAGATTTTCATGCTTCCCCCTATGTCCCGCAAAGCGGCGAACACAATTTATGGTAGAATTCACCAGTTTCTCTTGATTTTCATGCATCCCGTGCAACACTCAAGGTTGTCCGGCCTCGCCTTGCAGAACGACCCAAGGAACCGGCCGGATGCCCTGGGCAGCCCCCAAGGCAGAGTGCAAAGTAGAAGGAGACACGGGAAATGCCAAGCGGCACCGTGAAGTGGTTTAACACCACCAAGGGGTATGGGTTTATTGAACCCGATGAAGGCGGCAAGGATGTGTTCGTGCACATTTCAGCGGTGGAGCGGTCGGGCATGACCGGCCTCGCCGACAATATGAAAGTCGGCTACGAGCTGTCCGAAGGCCGCGACGGCCGGAAAATGGCTGCAGAGCTTAAAGCGCTTTGATCAATTGATTACGCACTGCGCCCGGACTTGGGCTGGGCGCAGGCACTGACGGGCCGGGGATATTGCCCCTGTCACGCCCGCCTCAGATATTCAACCATCACGCAGGCCGGATCGCTGTCCCGCAGGACCGTTTCACCGGCCTTGACCCAATTGTCCGGATCGAACTCCGGGAAAAAGGCATCCGCCTCTTCAATGGTCAAATCCACCTCGGTGATCAGCAGCCGGTCCGCCATACCCAGCATCCCGCGGTAGATCCCCTCACCGCCAATGCCGTAGACGCGCCGGTGCCCCTGCGCATGGGCCTCTTCCACCGCCGCTTCGATTGACGGCAGCACAATATCTGCCGCCTCGGGGTTCGAGGACACCACCAGGTTCAGCCGGTTCTTCAAGGGTTTCACCGGCAGGCTGTCCCAGGTGTTGCGGCCCATGATGATGGCGCCGCCCAGGGTCTCGCGCTGAAACGCCTTCAAATCCTCCGGCGCAAACCAGGGGATATCATTGTCCTTGCCGATGGCCCCGTTGCGCGCCCGCGCAGCGATCAGGGTAATCATGGATGTTTTCCTTTGAAATCAGACCGCGACCGGCGCTTTGATGCCCGGATCCGGGTCATAGTTCAGGATCTCGAAATCCTCGTACTTGAAATCGAAGATCGAGCTGACCTGCCGCTTGATCCGCAGCTGCGGCAGCGGCTTGGGGCTGCGCGACAGCTGCAGCTTCACCTGCTCCACATGGTTGGAATAGATATGCGCATCGCCCATCGTATGCACGAAATCCCCCGCCTCGTATCCGGTCACATGCGCCAGCATGGCCAGCAGCAGCGCATAAGAGGCGATGTTGAACGGCACGCCCAGGAACATGTCGGCAGACCGCTGGTACAGCTGCAAATGCATCTTGCCGCCCGCGACCCGCACCTGCCACAGCGTATGGCACGGCGGCAGCGCCATGTCCGGCACGTCCGCCGGATTCCAGGCCGAAACGATCAGGCGGCGGCTGTCGGGGCTTTTGCGGATCATCTCCACCAGATCCGCGATCTGATCGACACTGCCCGCCCGGTACAGCGGCTCATCCCCGGTGGTGCCTTCGGCCAGCTCCAGCTTGGGGAACCGGCGCCACTGGTGGCCGTAAACCGGACCCAGATCGCCGTTCTCATCCGCCCACTCGTCCCAGATCGAAACGCCGTTTTCCTTCAGGTACCGGATGTTGGTGTCCCCCGACAGGAACCACAGCAACTCATGGATGATCGACCGCAGATGCAGCTTCTTAGTGGTGACCAGCGGAAACCCGTCGGCCAGGCTGTAGCGCGCCTGCATCCCGAAACAGCTCAGCGTGCCGGTGCCGGTGCGGTCGTCCGACGGTACGCCATTGTCCAGAATATGGCGCAGCTGATCCAGATAATGCTGCATGGAGCCCCCCCTGGCTTTGCCCTGAATGTCACGTCCCGGAATACCCCCTGCACCGCCAGCCGCCAAGAGCAAAAATCACCTTTGCGCCTGCCCCGCAGCACAAGATATGCTCAGACCGACCCCAAAAAGACCTATATACAGGTAGCGCATCCGCCACGGTTGCGCCGGAAACAGAAGTGTTCAATTGACTTTGCCACGGCCGCGCCCGATGGTGGCGCAAAACGATAAAGATATTGAGGTAAAGGCAGATGAGGCGCTTTTGGCTAGGGATCGCGGCGGCGTCCGCGCTGTCCGCGTGCGGCGGGGGCAACCCGTTTACCACCGGGACAGATGATCCGGATGACGTCACCGGCACGATCCCGGAAGCTGTTGCAAACGATCTCGACAGCGTCAGCTACAATCCCGCAAGCCAGACCCTGACCGTGACTGGCGTCAGCTTGGACGAAACGCCCTTCTCCGCCACCTACGTGCGCAAACCGTCATTGGACCGCAACGGCTACGAGGCCTACACGGTTCAGGATTCTTCGCTCGACCGCCACTCCACCGCCTATGCGCGCGAGATCGAGGGCGGGTATGCTGTTGTTGTCGCAACGGGCGGTCAGTTCGGCTATTATTTCGCCGGCGCCAACTACGGCCGCAGCGGCGCTTATTCCGCGCCCGTCACAGATCAGCCCTCCGGCGGTCTCGTCAGCTACGCAGGGTCCTACGTCGGCCTTTTGAATACCGCCGGCAGCGGCGAGGACCTGCTGCCCGTGACGCCCGGCACTCCAACCGACGTGCTGCCGTCGCAAGCCGCCGAAATCACTGGCGACGTTCTGGTCAACGCAGACTTCACCGACAATGTGGTCAATGGCCTGATCTACAACCGCGCCGTCAGGGATGACGGATCAGTGTCGCCGACAAATCTGGAACTGGCGCCGACTGCCATTGCTTCGGACGGCACTTTCTCCGGTTCGGCAACGATCGGGCAGCAATCTGTCGGCGAATATGGCGGTGTGTTCTCCGGAACGAATGCCGCGTCGGTCGCCGGCGGTGTCCACGCCACCGGCCATATCACCGAATACGGTTCGGATATCGAGGAATACGGCGTCTTTGTGCTTGGCCAATGCGGGGGCGCCAGCAGCGACCCGCTTTGCGACCAGCCGACGCCTTAAATCATGCGGAAGGCAGCCGCCGCCGCGCTGCTGGGACTGGGGCTGTGTTCTGCGCAGC belongs to Leisingera caerulea DSM 24564 and includes:
- a CDS encoding cold-shock protein — protein: MPSGTVKWFNTTKGYGFIEPDEGGKDVFVHISAVERSGMTGLADNMKVGYELSEGRDGRKMAAELKAL
- a CDS encoding dihydrofolate reductase, yielding MITLIAARARNGAIGKDNDIPWFAPEDLKAFQRETLGGAIIMGRNTWDSLPVKPLKNRLNLVVSSNPEAADIVLPSIEAAVEEAHAQGHRRVYGIGGEGIYRGMLGMADRLLITEVDLTIEEADAFFPEFDPDNWVKAGETVLRDSDPACVMVEYLRRA
- a CDS encoding thymidylate synthase, which encodes MQHYLDQLRHILDNGVPSDDRTGTGTLSCFGMQARYSLADGFPLVTTKKLHLRSIIHELLWFLSGDTNIRYLKENGVSIWDEWADENGDLGPVYGHQWRRFPKLELAEGTTGDEPLYRAGSVDQIADLVEMIRKSPDSRRLIVSAWNPADVPDMALPPCHTLWQVRVAGGKMHLQLYQRSADMFLGVPFNIASYALLLAMLAHVTGYEAGDFVHTMGDAHIYSNHVEQVKLQLSRSPKPLPQLRIKRQVSSIFDFKYEDFEILNYDPDPGIKAPVAV